From Salvia splendens isolate huo1 chromosome 16, SspV2, whole genome shotgun sequence, a single genomic window includes:
- the LOC121769821 gene encoding uncharacterized protein LOC121769821, with amino-acid sequence MGEGKGSSLVHLLVIVLSLVAFGFSIAAERRRSTGELHTDAATNQTYCVYHSDAATGYGVGAFLFLLSSESLLMGVTRCMCLGRPLTPGGNRAWAIIYFLASWATFIVAEACLIAGAKKNAYHTQYRNMIYADNFSCESLRKGIFIAGAVFVVATMILNVYYYVYFTRATTQPAKKLNHAGSAVGMTGRV; translated from the exons ATGGGGGAAGGGAAAGGGTCGTCGCTCGTTCATCTCCTTGTCATTGTTCTCAGCTTAGTTGCATTTGGATTCTCGATCGCTGCTGAGCGCCGCCGTAGCACT GGTGAATTACATACGGATGCTGCTACTAATCAAACATACTGTGTTTACCACTCAGATGCTGCTACTGGCTACGGAGTGGGGGCTTTCTTGTTCCTTCTCTCAAGCGAGTCCCTGCTCATGGGTGTCACACGGTGCATGTGCTTAGGAAGGCCTTTGACACCCGGAGGAAACCGTGCTTGGGCCATAATATATTTTCTCGCCTCATG GGCGACATTCATAGTGGCTGAAGCTTGTCTGATAGCTGGTGCCAAGAAGAATGCTTACCACACGCAATACAGGAACATGATCTACGCAGATAATTTCTCTTGTGAGTCGCTACGGAAGGGCATATTCATCGCTGGAGCTGTCTTTGTGGTTGCAACAATGATTCTCAACGTCTACTACTACGTGTACTTCACGAGAGCAACCACTCAGCCGGCGAAGAAGCTCAACCATGCTGGTTCGGCTGTTGGCATGACAGGGCGTGTATAG